The following coding sequences lie in one Arachis hypogaea cultivar Tifrunner chromosome 4, arahy.Tifrunner.gnm2.J5K5, whole genome shotgun sequence genomic window:
- the LOC112796753 gene encoding triacylglycerol lipase 1 isoform X10 — protein sequence MTLIQDEQSRSGCTRIEKARHWRWISWDVILTYCLRMQAGYAWFLNTPEQSLSFILTDQGFDVWVENVHETRWSHGHRSYSVKNKKFLNWSWQELALYDMAEMINYIYSVTNSKLFIVGYSQMTTGFIQMVLTMGIHQLNFKSE from the exons ATGACTTTGATACAAGAT GAACAAAGTCGAAGTGGCTGCACTAGAATAGAAAAGGCTAGGCATTGGCGATGGATCAGTTGGGATGTTATCCTCACTTATTGTTTGCGCATGCAG GCAGGTTATGCATGGTTTCTAAATACTCCTGAACAATCATTGAGCTTCATCCTTACAGATCAAGGTTTTGATGTATGGGTAGAAAATGTGCATGAAACACGCTGGAGCCATGGTCATAGGTCTTATTCAGTGAAGAATAAG AAATTCTTGAATTGGAGCTGGCAGGAATTAGCCCTGTATGATATGGCAGAAATGATCAATTACATATATTCAGTAACAAATTCAAAGCTATTCATAGTTGGGTATTCACAG ATGACTACTGGTTTTATTCAGATGGTTCTTACCATGGGTATTCATCAACTGAACTTCAAAAG TGAGTAG
- the LOC112796753 gene encoding triacylglycerol lipase 1 isoform X4 has product MTLIQDEQSRSGCTRIEKARHWRWISWDVILTYCLRMQNLFDCFKHALPFYHLLPIFSHQLAGYAWFLNTPEQSLSFILTDQGFDVWVENVHETRWSHGHRSYSVKNKKFLNWSWQELALYDMAEMINYIYSVTNSKLFIVGYSQMTTGFIQMVLTMGIHQLNFKSE; this is encoded by the exons ATGACTTTGATACAAGAT GAACAAAGTCGAAGTGGCTGCACTAGAATAGAAAAGGCTAGGCATTGGCGATGGATCAGTTGGGATGTTATCCTCACTTATTGTTTGCGCATGCAG AATCTCTTTGATTGCTTCAAGCATGCTTTGCCCTTTTATCATCTTCTTCCAATATTCTCCCACCAACTG GCAGGTTATGCATGGTTTCTAAATACTCCTGAACAATCATTGAGCTTCATCCTTACAGATCAAGGTTTTGATGTATGGGTAGAAAATGTGCATGAAACACGCTGGAGCCATGGTCATAGGTCTTATTCAGTGAAGAATAAG AAATTCTTGAATTGGAGCTGGCAGGAATTAGCCCTGTATGATATGGCAGAAATGATCAATTACATATATTCAGTAACAAATTCAAAGCTATTCATAGTTGGGTATTCACAG ATGACTACTGGTTTTATTCAGATGGTTCTTACCATGGGTATTCATCAACTGAACTTCAAAAG TGAGTAG
- the LOC112796753 gene encoding triacylglycerol lipase 1 isoform X6 has protein sequence MTLIQDEQSRSGCTRIEKARHWRWISWDVILTYCLRMQNLFDCFKHALPFYHLLPIFSHQLAGYAWFLNTPEQSLSFILTDQGFDVWVENVHETRWSHGHRSYSVKNKKFLNWSWQELALYDMAEMINYIYSVTNSKLFIVGYSQMVLTMGIHQLNFKSE, from the exons ATGACTTTGATACAAGAT GAACAAAGTCGAAGTGGCTGCACTAGAATAGAAAAGGCTAGGCATTGGCGATGGATCAGTTGGGATGTTATCCTCACTTATTGTTTGCGCATGCAG AATCTCTTTGATTGCTTCAAGCATGCTTTGCCCTTTTATCATCTTCTTCCAATATTCTCCCACCAACTG GCAGGTTATGCATGGTTTCTAAATACTCCTGAACAATCATTGAGCTTCATCCTTACAGATCAAGGTTTTGATGTATGGGTAGAAAATGTGCATGAAACACGCTGGAGCCATGGTCATAGGTCTTATTCAGTGAAGAATAAG AAATTCTTGAATTGGAGCTGGCAGGAATTAGCCCTGTATGATATGGCAGAAATGATCAATTACATATATTCAGTAACAAATTCAAAGCTATTCATAGTTGGGTATTCACAG ATGGTTCTTACCATGGGTATTCATCAACTGAACTTCAAAAG TGAGTAG
- the LOC112796753 gene encoding triacylglycerol lipase 1 isoform X1: MTLIQDVDKLKRKLRHEENEQSRSGCTRIEKARHWRWISWDVILTYCLRMQNLFDCFKHALPFYHLLPIFSHQLAGYAWFLNTPEQSLSFILTDQGFDVWVENVHETRWSHGHRSYSVKNKKFLNWSWQELALYDMAEMINYIYSVTNSKLFIVGYSQMTTGFIQMVLTMGIHQLNFKSE; the protein is encoded by the exons ATGACTTTGATACAAGAT GTTGATAAATTGAAGAGAAAGCTGAGACATGAAGAGAAT GAACAAAGTCGAAGTGGCTGCACTAGAATAGAAAAGGCTAGGCATTGGCGATGGATCAGTTGGGATGTTATCCTCACTTATTGTTTGCGCATGCAG AATCTCTTTGATTGCTTCAAGCATGCTTTGCCCTTTTATCATCTTCTTCCAATATTCTCCCACCAACTG GCAGGTTATGCATGGTTTCTAAATACTCCTGAACAATCATTGAGCTTCATCCTTACAGATCAAGGTTTTGATGTATGGGTAGAAAATGTGCATGAAACACGCTGGAGCCATGGTCATAGGTCTTATTCAGTGAAGAATAAG AAATTCTTGAATTGGAGCTGGCAGGAATTAGCCCTGTATGATATGGCAGAAATGATCAATTACATATATTCAGTAACAAATTCAAAGCTATTCATAGTTGGGTATTCACAG ATGACTACTGGTTTTATTCAGATGGTTCTTACCATGGGTATTCATCAACTGAACTTCAAAAG TGAGTAG
- the LOC112796753 gene encoding uncharacterized protein isoform X2 — MTLIQDVDKLKRKLRHEENEQSRSGCTRIEKARHWRWISWDVILTYCLRMQNLFDCFKHALPFYHLLPIFSHQLAGYAWFLNTPEQSLSFILTDQGFDVWVENVHETRWSHGHRSYSVKNKKFLNWSWQELALYDMAEMINYIYSVTNSKLFIVGYSQMVLTMGIHQLNFKSE; from the exons ATGACTTTGATACAAGAT GTTGATAAATTGAAGAGAAAGCTGAGACATGAAGAGAAT GAACAAAGTCGAAGTGGCTGCACTAGAATAGAAAAGGCTAGGCATTGGCGATGGATCAGTTGGGATGTTATCCTCACTTATTGTTTGCGCATGCAG AATCTCTTTGATTGCTTCAAGCATGCTTTGCCCTTTTATCATCTTCTTCCAATATTCTCCCACCAACTG GCAGGTTATGCATGGTTTCTAAATACTCCTGAACAATCATTGAGCTTCATCCTTACAGATCAAGGTTTTGATGTATGGGTAGAAAATGTGCATGAAACACGCTGGAGCCATGGTCATAGGTCTTATTCAGTGAAGAATAAG AAATTCTTGAATTGGAGCTGGCAGGAATTAGCCCTGTATGATATGGCAGAAATGATCAATTACATATATTCAGTAACAAATTCAAAGCTATTCATAGTTGGGTATTCACAG ATGGTTCTTACCATGGGTATTCATCAACTGAACTTCAAAAG TGAGTAG
- the LOC112796753 gene encoding uncharacterized protein isoform X5 has protein sequence MTLIQDVDKLKRKLRHEENEQSRSGCTRIEKARHWRWISWDVILTYCLRMQNLFDCFKHALPFYHLLPIFSHQLAGYAWFLNTPEQSLSFILTDQGFDVWVENVHETRWSHGHRSYSVKNKELALYDMAEMINYIYSVTNSKLFIVGYSQMVLTMGIHQLNFKSE, from the exons ATGACTTTGATACAAGAT GTTGATAAATTGAAGAGAAAGCTGAGACATGAAGAGAAT GAACAAAGTCGAAGTGGCTGCACTAGAATAGAAAAGGCTAGGCATTGGCGATGGATCAGTTGGGATGTTATCCTCACTTATTGTTTGCGCATGCAG AATCTCTTTGATTGCTTCAAGCATGCTTTGCCCTTTTATCATCTTCTTCCAATATTCTCCCACCAACTG GCAGGTTATGCATGGTTTCTAAATACTCCTGAACAATCATTGAGCTTCATCCTTACAGATCAAGGTTTTGATGTATGGGTAGAAAATGTGCATGAAACACGCTGGAGCCATGGTCATAGGTCTTATTCAGTGAAGAATAAG GAATTAGCCCTGTATGATATGGCAGAAATGATCAATTACATATATTCAGTAACAAATTCAAAGCTATTCATAGTTGGGTATTCACAG ATGGTTCTTACCATGGGTATTCATCAACTGAACTTCAAAAG TGAGTAG
- the LOC112796753 gene encoding triacylglycerol lipase 1 isoform X3: MTLIQDVDKLKRKLRHEENEQSRSGCTRIEKARHWRWISWDVILTYCLRMQNLFDCFKHALPFYHLLPIFSHQLAGYAWFLNTPEQSLSFILTDQGFDVWVENVHETRWSHGHRSYSVKNKELALYDMAEMINYIYSVTNSKLFIVGYSQMTTGFIQMVLTMGIHQLNFKSE; the protein is encoded by the exons ATGACTTTGATACAAGAT GTTGATAAATTGAAGAGAAAGCTGAGACATGAAGAGAAT GAACAAAGTCGAAGTGGCTGCACTAGAATAGAAAAGGCTAGGCATTGGCGATGGATCAGTTGGGATGTTATCCTCACTTATTGTTTGCGCATGCAG AATCTCTTTGATTGCTTCAAGCATGCTTTGCCCTTTTATCATCTTCTTCCAATATTCTCCCACCAACTG GCAGGTTATGCATGGTTTCTAAATACTCCTGAACAATCATTGAGCTTCATCCTTACAGATCAAGGTTTTGATGTATGGGTAGAAAATGTGCATGAAACACGCTGGAGCCATGGTCATAGGTCTTATTCAGTGAAGAATAAG GAATTAGCCCTGTATGATATGGCAGAAATGATCAATTACATATATTCAGTAACAAATTCAAAGCTATTCATAGTTGGGTATTCACAG ATGACTACTGGTTTTATTCAGATGGTTCTTACCATGGGTATTCATCAACTGAACTTCAAAAG TGAGTAG
- the LOC112796753 gene encoding triacylglycerol lipase 1 isoform X8, with product MTLIQDVDKLKRKLRHEENEQSRSGCTRIEKARHWRWISWDVILTYCLRMQAGYAWFLNTPEQSLSFILTDQGFDVWVENVHETRWSHGHRSYSVKNKKFLNWSWQELALYDMAEMINYIYSVTNSKLFIVGYSQMTTGFIQMVLTMGIHQLNFKSE from the exons ATGACTTTGATACAAGAT GTTGATAAATTGAAGAGAAAGCTGAGACATGAAGAGAAT GAACAAAGTCGAAGTGGCTGCACTAGAATAGAAAAGGCTAGGCATTGGCGATGGATCAGTTGGGATGTTATCCTCACTTATTGTTTGCGCATGCAG GCAGGTTATGCATGGTTTCTAAATACTCCTGAACAATCATTGAGCTTCATCCTTACAGATCAAGGTTTTGATGTATGGGTAGAAAATGTGCATGAAACACGCTGGAGCCATGGTCATAGGTCTTATTCAGTGAAGAATAAG AAATTCTTGAATTGGAGCTGGCAGGAATTAGCCCTGTATGATATGGCAGAAATGATCAATTACATATATTCAGTAACAAATTCAAAGCTATTCATAGTTGGGTATTCACAG ATGACTACTGGTTTTATTCAGATGGTTCTTACCATGGGTATTCATCAACTGAACTTCAAAAG TGAGTAG
- the LOC112796753 gene encoding triacylglycerol lipase 1 isoform X7 — protein MTLIQDEQSRSGCTRIEKARHWRWISWDVILTYCLRMQNLFDCFKHALPFYHLLPIFSHQLAGYAWFLNTPEQSLSFILTDQGFDVWVENVHETRWSHGHRSYSVKNKELALYDMAEMINYIYSVTNSKLFIVGYSQMTTGFIQMVLTMGIHQLNFKSE, from the exons ATGACTTTGATACAAGAT GAACAAAGTCGAAGTGGCTGCACTAGAATAGAAAAGGCTAGGCATTGGCGATGGATCAGTTGGGATGTTATCCTCACTTATTGTTTGCGCATGCAG AATCTCTTTGATTGCTTCAAGCATGCTTTGCCCTTTTATCATCTTCTTCCAATATTCTCCCACCAACTG GCAGGTTATGCATGGTTTCTAAATACTCCTGAACAATCATTGAGCTTCATCCTTACAGATCAAGGTTTTGATGTATGGGTAGAAAATGTGCATGAAACACGCTGGAGCCATGGTCATAGGTCTTATTCAGTGAAGAATAAG GAATTAGCCCTGTATGATATGGCAGAAATGATCAATTACATATATTCAGTAACAAATTCAAAGCTATTCATAGTTGGGTATTCACAG ATGACTACTGGTTTTATTCAGATGGTTCTTACCATGGGTATTCATCAACTGAACTTCAAAAG TGAGTAG
- the LOC112796753 gene encoding triacylglycerol lipase 1 isoform X9 encodes MTLIQDEQSRSGCTRIEKARHWRWISWDVILTYCLRMQNLFDCFKHALPFYHLLPIFSHQLAGYAWFLNTPEQSLSFILTDQGFDVWVENVHETRWSHGHRSYSVKNKELALYDMAEMINYIYSVTNSKLFIVGYSQMVLTMGIHQLNFKSE; translated from the exons ATGACTTTGATACAAGAT GAACAAAGTCGAAGTGGCTGCACTAGAATAGAAAAGGCTAGGCATTGGCGATGGATCAGTTGGGATGTTATCCTCACTTATTGTTTGCGCATGCAG AATCTCTTTGATTGCTTCAAGCATGCTTTGCCCTTTTATCATCTTCTTCCAATATTCTCCCACCAACTG GCAGGTTATGCATGGTTTCTAAATACTCCTGAACAATCATTGAGCTTCATCCTTACAGATCAAGGTTTTGATGTATGGGTAGAAAATGTGCATGAAACACGCTGGAGCCATGGTCATAGGTCTTATTCAGTGAAGAATAAG GAATTAGCCCTGTATGATATGGCAGAAATGATCAATTACATATATTCAGTAACAAATTCAAAGCTATTCATAGTTGGGTATTCACAG ATGGTTCTTACCATGGGTATTCATCAACTGAACTTCAAAAG TGAGTAG
- the LOC140172942 gene encoding beta-galactosidase-like, translating to MLLVVEFSSAAADSIHSDEDQFDVIPPETGSVSSLGKKSIREEPSKRKNPGAVKISPWTLARLNAEELKIEEIVTEMGGLLHAKASLDLNFVIVKNVLATKYKIFLVSKTFSGWWTNFDRTAGGPYIATSYDYDAPLDEYGNKAQPKWGHLKELHRVLKSMEESLTNGNVFQIDFGNSVTATVYASNKSSSCFLTNANTTTDATVSFRGRTYAVPAWSV from the exons atgtTGCTTGTTGTAGAGTTTTCTTCTGCTGCAGCAGATTCCATTCATTCAGATGAAGATCag TTTGATGTAATCCCACCAGAAACCGGTTCCGTAAGCTCACTTGGAAAGAAGAGTATTAGAGAAGAACCATCTAAGAGAAAGAATCCTGGAGCAGTCAAAATTAGTCCTTGGACATTGGCGCGATTAAATGCAGAAGAG CTTAAGATAGAAGAGATTGTGACTGAAATGGGTGGTCTTCTACATGCTAAAGCATCACTGGATTTGAACTTTGTCATTGTGAAAAATGTTTTGGCTACAAAATACAAGATTTTTTTAGTATCTAAAACTTTTTCAGGCTGGTGGACTAACTTTGATAGAACCGCTGGTGGACCATACATTGCCACTTCATACGATTATGATGCTCCTCTTGATGAATACG GCAACAAAGCTCAACCAAAATGGGGTCACCTCAAAGAACTCCACAGGGTTTTGAAGTCAATGGAAGAGAGTCTTACAAACGGGAATGTTTTCCAAATTGATTTTGGCAACTCTGTCACG gCCACTGTGTATGCCTCAAACAAATCATCAAGTTGCTTCTTGACCAATGCCAACACTACCACCGATGCTACTGTCTCATTTAGAGGAAGAACCTATGCAGTTCCAGCATGGTCTGTTTAG